CTTGTTGCAGGCCTCTGCCGTTCCTGTTTCCCTCTCCCATGAGATCCTGGCCGAATTCCGTGAATTCGAAAGAACTTCCACTACAGTGCTCAATGCCTATGTGTCTCCCAAGATGCATGCATATGTTGGACACCTGTTGAGCAGTATGGCAGAGCAGGACTCCCTGTGCATAATGCAATCCAACGGCGGCAGTATATCTGCTGGTACTGCCATGAAAGAGTCGGTGCGGACTATCTTGTCAGGTCCAGCAGGCGGTGTGGTGGGCGCCCTGGAGATCGGCAAGGCGGCCGGCTGCAGGCGCCTCATAACTTTTGACATGGGCGGCACTTCCACGGATGTGTCGCTTATCGATGAGTCCCTCTCTTTTACCATGGAATCGGAGATTGCCGGCTATCCAATAAAAGTGCCAATGATTGACATTCACACGGTAGGTGCCGGTGGTGGTTCAATCGCCTCGGTGGATGTGGGCGGCTCCTTGAAAGTGGGACCGGAAAGTGCCGGGGCAGATCCTGGGCCCATTTGCTACGGCAAGGGCGAACAAATCACTGTAACGGACGCCAATCTGTACCTGGGGCGCCTGGTTCCCGAGCATTTTCTCGGCGGCAGCATGAAGCTGCAGGAAGAAAAGCTCCAGGGATTCTTCCAGAAGCTGGCAAAGGAGGCCGGCCTTTCTGAGCTGGAGCTGGCAGAGGGCATTCTTGCCGTGGCCAACGCGGCCATGGAGAAAGCCGTCCGAATCATGTCAGTGGAGAAGGGCTATGATCCTCGAGAGTTTGTGTTTTTTTCCTTTGGCGGGGCAGGAGGGATGCATGCCCCATTTCTTGCCAGGCTGTTGAGCATCCCGAGAGTTGTCGTGCCGCAGAATCCCGGCATTCTGTCGGCCCTAGGCATGATCATGGCTGATGTGGTAAAGGACTACTCTCATACCATAATGAGAAACCAGCTGGATTCTACAGCAGAAGAGCTGGCGGCTCTTTTTGTAGATCTGGAAAAAAGAGGTTTAGCAGACCTGAGCCGTGAGGGAATCGGTGCAGAGAATGCCACCCTGGAGAGATATCTGGATATGCGCTACCAGGGACAGTCTCATGAGATAGTCGTTCCCTTCGACGATGATTTCATTGAAGGCTTCCACAGTCTCCACGAAAAGACCTATGGTTACCGCTATGAGGACAGGTTGGTGGAGATTGTCAACATACGGTTGCGCGCCAGGGGTGTGCCGGCGAAGCCGAAGTTGCAGCGTGTCAAGAAAGTGCATGAGCAGCCTCCCGAGGCGGCCAGGTTGGGGGAAAGAAAGGTGGTGTTCGAACAGAAGGTGTACGAGACACAGATAATGGCCAGAGACAGGCTCCTGGGCGGCAATAGAATACCAGGTCCAGCCATCCTGGTTGAGTATTCTTCTACTATTGTCATACCCCCCTTTGCCGAGGCTGCTGTGGACGAGTATGGCAATCTGCTCATAGAAATCCTGGATCAGCACTAGGGAGATGATGCACGAGGTGGGCGTGGGAGCAGTTTGCCAGTGCAAAGGTATAAATTGATCATAGGCAGGCTGCGCCAGCTGGCTGGCCCCTTTTGGGATGTATCTCAGCTCTGCTGGTCTCGCGGGAGGTAGAGGTGAAAGTGAACCCCATCTTGCTGGAAGTTTTCAAGAATCGCTTCTCATCCATTGCCGAAGAAATGGGCGTTGCCCTGCACAGAACGGCCTTTTCCCCCAATATCAAAGAGAGACGGGACTCTTCCTGTGCCATTTTTGACCAGGATGGTCAAATGATTGCCCAGGCGGCACACATTCCAGTGCACCTGGGATCTATGCCCATGTCTGTGAAGGCGGCCATTCAGCAGGTCTCCATGGCAGATGGCGACATGGTCATCTTGAATGATCCCTTCAAAGGCGGCACCCACCTGCCTGATATCACCCTGGTAGCTCCTGTGTTTGCCGGCAGGAAAGCACCCTCTTTTTATGTGGCCAACAGGGCGCACCATGCTGATGTTGGCGGCATGAGTTCGGGCTCCATGCCCCTTTCGACTTCACTGTTTCAAGAGGGGATCATTATTCCACCTTTGAAACTTGTGGAAGGGGGGGCCATTGACGAGAAAATAATGGACTTCTTTCTCAACAATGTGCGAACTCCTAAAGAGAGGCAGGGTGATTTTGCTGCGCAGGTGATGGGCAATGTTACTGGAATCCGCAGAATGCAGGAGCTCATTGCCAAGTATTCACTGAACGTCGTGGATTTCTACGCCAAGAAATTGCTGGACTATGCTGAACGCCTTACCAGACACACCATCTCGCTGATCCCAGACGGCACCTATATTTTTGAAGATTTCATGG
The window above is part of the Deltaproteobacteria bacterium genome. Proteins encoded here:
- a CDS encoding hydantoinase/oxoprolinase family protein, which gives rise to MIIIGVDTGGTFTDFVFRKDDHWEVRKLLSTPDNPAAAVLTGLQHIGWDGNKKIVHGSTVATNAILERKGARTALITNRGFEDVIEIGRQNRSRLYDLAYRKEPHIVPPVLRFGLRGRILHTGEEHEPLDVEEARQVVSLLEQSQVESVAVCFVFSFVNPVHEKEIKALLQASAVPVSLSHEILAEFREFERTSTTVLNAYVSPKMHAYVGHLLSSMAEQDSLCIMQSNGGSISAGTAMKESVRTILSGPAGGVVGALEIGKAAGCRRLITFDMGGTSTDVSLIDESLSFTMESEIAGYPIKVPMIDIHTVGAGGGSIASVDVGGSLKVGPESAGADPGPICYGKGEQITVTDANLYLGRLVPEHFLGGSMKLQEEKLQGFFQKLAKEAGLSELELAEGILAVANAAMEKAVRIMSVEKGYDPREFVFFSFGGAGGMHAPFLARLLSIPRVVVPQNPGILSALGMIMADVVKDYSHTIMRNQLDSTAEELAALFVDLEKRGLADLSREGIGAENATLERYLDMRYQGQSHEIVVPFDDDFIEGFHSLHEKTYGYRYEDRLVEIVNIRLRARGVPAKPKLQRVKKVHEQPPEAARLGERKVVFEQKVYETQIMARDRLLGGNRIPGPAILVEYSSTIVIPPFAEAAVDEYGNLLIEILDQH